From Brassica rapa cultivar Chiifu-401-42 chromosome A06, CAAS_Brap_v3.01, whole genome shotgun sequence:
AGTTGACTACGGCGAATAAAGTGTGGGTTGCTATCAAATCTCGCCACCTAGGAGCAGACAGGGTGAGAGAAGCTCGTTTGCAAACCCTAAAAGCAGAGTTTGATCGTTTAAAGATGAAGGAAACAGAAACCATCGATGACTTCGTCGGCAAGCTATCAGAAATAAGTTCCAAATCTGCATCGTTGGGTGAAAACATAGATCAAACAAAGATGGTGAAGAAATTTCTCTCAAGCCTGCCAAGGAAGAAATTCATACACATTGTGGCGTCGTTAGAACAAGTTCTTAATCTCAATGACACCACGTTTGAGGATATCGTTGGACGACTAAAGGCTTATGAAGAACGGATAAGTGAAGACGATGGAAGTGGTCAAGAAGAACAGAGCAAGTTGATGTATGCGAGTTCAGACAACCAGAACTACCAGTCGAACCGAGAGTATAATGGACGAGGTCGTGGAGGAAGATACTATGGTAGAGGCCGTGGAAGAGGAAGACAGTATCGCGAAACAGATCTGTCTATAATCACCTATTTCAGGTGTGACAAAACCGGACACTTTGCATCAGGATGTCCAGATAGATTGTTGAAGCTTCAGGAGGCTTATGAAAACAAGTCTGAGAAAGGTCATGATACGCAAGAGGCAGATAGATTACTAGTTCATGAGGTTGTGTTCTTGAATGAAAAGAATGTGAAACCAAAGGAACTTGAAGTGAGCTCAGAGAATGATAGAGTGTGGTATTTGGATAATGGGGCAAGCAACCACATGACAGGAAGAAAGAAGTATTTTAAAGCCATTGATGAGTCGATAACAGGGAAGGTGCGCTTCGGAGATGACTCGAGGATTGACATCAAAGGCAAAGGTTTTGTACTCTTCATCACTCAGGACGGTTCAAAGAAACTACTAGCTGACGTCTACTAAATTCCTGATCTCAAGAGCAACATTTTGAGTCTTGGCCAAGCAACAAAGGCTGGATGTGAAGTCagaatgaaagagggagatCTTACTTTAGTTGATAAGAAGGAAATCTTGTAGTAAAGGCCAAAAGATCTGCTAATCGCCTCTACAAAGTACTCATGGATATAGTGGATGATAAGTGTTTGCAAGCTACAACAGTGTCTGAATCAGGTATCTGGCATGCGCGTCTGGGGCACATAGGAGCAAGTTCGTTGAAGACAATGATACGAGACCAACTGTTGCTAGGCTCTTACCAAAGCTGAGCGTTGAGACAGACCCATGCCCATCGTGTTTACTTGGCAAGCAAGCCAGACGTCCTTTCCCATTTTGCTCCAGTTATCGTGCTGAGACTGTACTGGAACTGATACATGGGGATCTCTGCGGTCCCATCAACCCACCCACAGCAGGAAACAACAGATACATTTTTGTTCTCATCGACGACTACTCTAGGTATATGTGGTCGATACTTCTAAAAGGGAAACATGAGGCACTCGAGAAGTTCAAGATATTTAAGTCGATGGTAGAAGCTGAGATAAAGGCGAAAATCAAGACTTTGAGAACTGACAGAGGAGGAGAATTTACCTCAAATGAGTTCAAATCTTTTTGTGAGCTTTCAGGGATCAACACACAGCTCACGGCGCCGTATTCACCTCAACAGAATGGCATAGTAGAGCGCAGAAACTGAACTTTATTGGAAATGACAAAAAGCATCCTcaaacacatgcaagtgccaaATTTTCTTTGGGGT
This genomic window contains:
- the LOC103873701 gene encoding uncharacterized protein LOC103873701, which encodes MGDIVPVTVKPKVGNSTISCPMLDSANYTVWAIHMKLLLKVYKVWEIVETESVESDKNDMAIALIFQSIPESLILQVGELTTANKVWVAIKSRHLGADRVREARLQTLKAEFDRLKMKETETIDDFVGKLSEISSKSASLGENIDQTKMVKKFLSSLPRKKFIHIVASLEQVLNLNDTTFEDIVGRLKAYEERISEDDGSGQEEQSKLMYASSDNQNYQSNREYNGRGRGGRYYGRGRGRGRQYRETDLSIITYFRCDKTGHFASGCPDRLLKLQEAYENKSEKGHDTQEADRLLVHEVVFLNEKNVKPKELEVSSENDRVWYLDNGASNHMTGRKKYFKAIDESITGKVRFGDDSRIDIKGKGFVLFITQDGSKKLLADVY